GCCCACGCCAGAAACATCAATACGGCATCGCCGATAAATACGCCCGTAGCGGCCAGATAGCCTTTTTTGACGCCGTGACCTATGCCGGTTTTGAGAACAAATAAGGTATTGGGGCCAGGAACGAGAACAATAAAGAAAGCGCCAACAACATAGGTCCAAAAATTCAGTACACCAAACTCCGCAAACACAACCTGCTCCTTTTTAAAATAGCGCGTCACGGAGTGGCGAAGAGAACCGAAGACCGTGAACGCGCTATGCGTGTCATTTTGACGTTCGCCAACCTTTGCTGGCGTCAGTACCGTCTGTCCTTAAAGCATCACCCAATGCATAAAAAGAGCGTAAATAAATTGCCCTAGCTGCGTGAGTGACGAGAGCCCTAAATATTCCCTTAATGCATCTACGGCTAAAATGGCTATTAATACCCAAAGGAAAGGATTCATTTTTCTTATTCATAGCGTACATCGCCGCACATCATACCGCAGCAGGATGAGGATTTAACAAGCGGGAAGCAAAATAGTACGCGCACAGGCGCTGATGGTCTAAAAAAACATCAGGCACCAAAAAAGGTGCCTTCAG
This sequence is a window from Enterobacter sp. 638. Protein-coding genes within it:
- a CDS encoding KPN_01571 family protein, yielding MNPFLWVLIAILAVDALREYLGLSSLTQLGQFIYALFMHWVML